The Coffea arabica cultivar ET-39 chromosome 1e, Coffea Arabica ET-39 HiFi, whole genome shotgun sequence genome has a window encoding:
- the LOC113699912 gene encoding putative disease resistance protein RGA4: MADALIAATIEVALEKTLSLANERIGNLFQFKEDLETLKGSVAMIQAVLADAEEKQTHDQAVQLWLQRLEAVVFDAENLLDELNYEALRRQLVGKVRSFILSSDINIVFRRRMASKIRDINKKLYKINKEANDFGLIRFQRASFPPSTTAKVTLNRETDSIAGHYIVGRAKDETRLVETLLSLSEKAVSVIPILGMGGLGKTTLAQSVYKNSHVHSHFEKKIWVCVSDNFDVTRLLKMILESLTRRNVEMTSRDVIVQEIREQLVGKKIFLVLDDVWTENLTLWDDFFGSLLGLNATNGNWCVVTTRKQQTASIVATHDPYVLGKLSDDDCWSILTKKAIAGGEIPKQLHVMKKEIVKKCGGLPLAASVMGGLLRMKRKEEWQLVLKNKLSNFSGDEDGVMEILKLSFDCLPSPSIKKCFAYCSIFPKDTMMKGDMLIELWMAEGLLQADVNNQIMMEEIGMNCLRILLQSSLFEETKSYQETHYYKMHDLVHDLAESMSKSTKVINNIRYLAVDLSGGREDREKLLERLSTSLRTLFVKGDLSGDMLMKLKNLYVLNLSHATTQELPITIGKLTHLRYVNLSSSRIRILPDSLCKLYNLQTLALDGMYVKDLPKGMCNLISLRHLYFYTFDEKFQMPLEMGRLSCLQTLEFFNVGREKGRQIEELGCLKNLKGSLSVRNLQLVKDRKAAEEANLFGKANLFRLVLVWALAWDREGDNYNYDKDVLDGLRPHPNLEELVIQRFMGDQFPRWSMDLPITLPKLVRLEFYYCHRCRELIPLQNFTSLKELVIWFCRGLTNLPSDMLQSCISLQKLQVAYCDKLISFPLDLQQTPSLLELELYACPKLKTSMTPKGFGFLTSLNRLEIGPFSDDDDHENSSIYNEFDWSGLISFSSLSSILCDLELFGLLHMESLPHQIQYLTTLTSLRLHDFGGIKALPDWFRNFAALEYLCLFGFKELRHLPSEDAMRSLTKLKVLLVYGSPLLKERCTPESSSLDSQWSKISHIQLLLISD; this comes from the coding sequence ATGGCTGATGCACTTATAGCTGCCACAATAGAGGTAGCATTGGAGAAGACACTTTCCCTTGCCAATGAAAGGATTGGCAACTTATTCCAATTCAAGGAGGATTTGGAGACCCTGAAAGGATCTGTTGCCATGATCCAAGCTGTCTTGGCTGATGCTGAGGAAAAGCAAACGCATGACCAGGCCGTGCAACTGTGGCTCCAGAGGCTAGAAGCCGTGGTGTTTGATGCCGAGAATTTGTTGGACGAGCTGAATTATGAAGCTCTTCGTCGCCAACTTGTGGGCAAGGTGCGCTCCTTCATCCTCTCCTCTGACATTAATATTGTTTTCCGACGGAGAATGGCCTCTAAGATCAGGGACATCAACAAGAAGTTGTATAAGATCAATAAAGAAGCCAATGATTTTGGACTGATCAGATTCCAAAGAGCAAGTTTCCCCCCTTCTACTACTGCTAAAGTCACACTAAATAGAGAGACGGATTCTATTGCTGGCCATTATATTGTAGGAAGAGCTAAGGATGAAACAAGGCTGGTGGAGACCTTGCTAAGCTTGTCAGAAAAAGCCGTTTCTGTAATTCCCATCCTTGGGATGGGCGGATTGGGAAAGACTACTTTAGCTCAATCTGTATACAAAAATAGTCACGTTCATAGccattttgagaaaaaaatttggGTTTGTGTGTCCGACAACTTTGACGTGACCAggcttttgaaaatgattttagaATCACTCACGAGAAGAAATGTTGAAATGACCAGTAGGGATGTCATCGTCCAGGAAATTCGAGAACAACttgtgggaaaaaaaatttttcttgttcttgatGATGTCTGGACCGAAAATCTTACCTTGTGGGATGATTTTTTTGGTTCATTACTGGGACTAAATGCAACTAATGGAAATTGGTGTGTTGTGACTACTCGTAAACAACAAACTGCATCCATTGTGGCCACACATGATCCTTATGTGCTAGGAAAGCTATCTGATGATGATTGTTGGTCTATCCTAACAAAGAAAGCCATTGCAGGTGGAGAAATTCCCAAACAATTGCATgtcatgaaaaaggaaattgtaaaaaaatgtGGTGGTCTACCACTGGCTGCAAGTGTAATGGGAGGTTTATTGCGTATGAAGAGAAAAGAGGAGTGGCAATTGGTTTTGAAGAATAAGCTTTCAAATTTCAGTGGAGATGAAGATGGTGTCATGGAAATACTTAAATTGAGTTTTGATTGTTTACCATCTCCATCCATTAAGAAATGTTTTGCATATTGTTCTATATTTCCTAAGGATACTATGATGAAAGGAGATATGCTAATCGAACTTTGGATGGCAGAAGGTTTGCTCCAAGCAGATGTCAACAACCAAATAATGATGGAGGAAATTGGAATGAATTGTCTGAGAATTTTATTACAGAGTTCGTTGTTTGAAGAAACCAAAAGTTATCAGGAAACACATTATTATAAGATGCATGATCTAGTGCACGACCTCGCAGAGTCAATGTCAAAGTCTACTAAAGTTATTAACAATATTCGTTACCTTGCAGTAGATTTATCTGGTGGCAGAGAAGACAGAGAAAAACTTTTGGAGAGGCTATCAACTTCGCTTCGTACATTGTTTGTAAAGGGTGACCTATCTGGTGATATGTTAATGAAGTTGAAGAACTTGTATGTTTTGAATTTGTCTCATGCAACGACTCAAGAGCTACCGATCACTATTGGCAAATTGACACATTTGCGATATGTTAACCTTTCTAGTTCTAGAATTCGTATTTTGCCAGACTCCCTTTGCAAGCTTTATAATTTGCAGACATTGGCACTAGATGGCATGTATGTCAAAGATCTTCCGAAGGGGATGTGCAATTTGATTAGCTTGAGACATCTCTACTTTTACACCTTTGATGAAAAATTTCAAATGCCACTAGAGATGGGACGACTATCTTGCCTTCAGACACTAGAGTTCTTTAATGTGGGTCGAGAAAAGGGTCGACAAATTGAAGAGCTTGGATGCTTGAAAAACCTCAAAGGCAGTTTAAGTGTACGCAATCTTCAACTAGTAAAGGATAGGAAAGCAGCTGAGGAAGCAAATCTATTTGGAAAGGCAAATCTATTTAGGCTGGTACTTGTGTGGGCCTTGGCTTGGGATCGAGAAGGTGACAACTACAACTACGACAAAGATGTGTTAGATGGCCTTAGGCCTCATCCAAATTTGGAGGAGTTGGTAATTCAGCGTTTTATGGGTGATCAATTTCCTCGATGGTCAATGGATTTGCCAATAACACTTCCCAAGTTAGTGCGTTTGGAGTTTTATTATTGCCACAGATGCAGAGAACTCATTCCTTTGCAAAACTTTACGTCTCTTAAAGAGCTGGTGATTTGGTTTTGCCGTGGATTAACGAATCTACCCAGTGACATGCTACAGTCTTGTATCTCTCTCCAAAAGCTTCAGGTGGCTTATTGCGACAAGCTTATCTCCTTTCCGCTTGATTTGCAACAAACGCCTTCTCTTTTGGAGTTAGAATTATACGCGTGTCCCAAACTGAAAACAAGTATGACGCCCAAAGGATTTGGTTTCCTAACCAGCTTAAATCGTCTTGAAATTGGTCCCTTCTCAGATGATGATGACCAcgaaaattcttcaatttacaaTGAATTTGATTGGTCTGGATTGATATCCTTCTCCTCTTTGTCATCCATACTATGTGACCTAGAATTATTTGGTTTGCTACACATGGAGTCCCTACCACATCAAATCCAATACTTGACCACTCTCACGTCACTTCGGCTACATGACTTTGGAGGTATAAAAGCTCTGCCAGATTGGTTCAGAAACTTTGCTGCTCTTGAATACCTATGTTTATTTGGTTTCAAAGAGCTTCGACATTTACCCTCTGAGGATGCCATGAGAAGTCTCACCAAACTAAAAGTTCTACTAGTTTATGGTTCTCCTCTGTTAAAAGAAAGGTGCACTCCTGAGAGCAGCAGCCTCGACTCCCAGTGGTCCAAAATTTCTCATATTCAACTCCTATTAATAAGCGATTAA